Proteins co-encoded in one Campylobacter jejuni genomic window:
- a CDS encoding Fe-S-containing protein, with product MSIYFVHFLISVLPLSILMAFIASDKKYIFKSFLVVFLGFLFGYFAFFIAAQFLKTENLIFNFDFVFIGLLLVSFIFYFWKKIEILNFILLGILSFCTALHYYFLSQDFPIFTSSLIDSEGISSLGFIALALLVCILIFFFLKWQKNFNQKTSFMLFLLLILIESDKALANILLTLMRNSIIETHTFLVSFVGKSNYFGVFGIYIYLIFIAFLAFLSLKIRKKNINKKQILDINYRKNEAKTSLINRYFSSVFISCVISFCIILYFFMVSSKPLIIDEPKEILPDKNGKFIFDIALLRDNKLHRFAYISAEGKVIRFFLINKREDRDSPVAVFDACMICGDMGYIKKDGQLICISCNVRIFLPSVGKSGGCNPIPLKYEYDGKKITIDVKDVIAGSNYFSQIKEIEVQDPVSKTKVINTQAPFSYSYKGITYYFSNQNNYEEFKKDPTKYVEENEAQFLIQRRNDVG from the coding sequence ATGAGTATATATTTTGTGCATTTTCTTATCAGTGTTTTACCACTAAGTATTTTAATGGCCTTTATCGCTTCTGATAAAAAATATATTTTTAAAAGTTTTTTAGTAGTTTTTTTGGGCTTTTTATTTGGATATTTTGCTTTTTTTATCGCAGCACAATTTTTAAAAACCGAAAATTTAATCTTTAATTTTGATTTTGTTTTTATAGGTTTATTGCTAGTAAGCTTTATATTTTATTTTTGGAAAAAAATTGAAATTTTAAATTTTATTTTATTGGGAATTTTAAGTTTTTGCACCGCTTTGCATTATTATTTTTTAAGTCAAGATTTCCCTATTTTTACTAGCTCTTTAATCGATAGCGAAGGTATAAGTTCTTTAGGTTTTATTGCTTTAGCCTTGCTTGTTTGTATTTTGATTTTCTTCTTTTTAAAATGGCAAAAAAATTTTAATCAAAAAACAAGCTTTATGCTGTTTTTACTGCTTATCCTTATAGAAAGCGATAAAGCTCTAGCCAATATCTTGCTTACTTTAATGCGAAATTCCATCATAGAAACTCATACTTTTTTGGTGAGTTTTGTAGGAAAAAGTAATTATTTTGGCGTTTTTGGAATTTATATTTATTTAATTTTCATCGCTTTTTTAGCATTCTTAAGCTTAAAAATTCGCAAAAAAAATATAAACAAAAAACAAATTTTAGATATAAATTATCGCAAAAACGAAGCTAAAACAAGTCTTATTAATCGTTATTTTTCCAGCGTTTTTATCTCCTGTGTTATAAGTTTTTGCATTATTTTATACTTTTTTATGGTAAGCTCTAAGCCTTTAATCATAGATGAGCCTAAAGAAATTTTACCCGATAAGAATGGCAAATTTATCTTTGATATAGCTCTTTTAAGGGACAACAAACTCCACCGCTTTGCTTATATCAGTGCTGAAGGCAAAGTGATAAGGTTTTTTCTTATCAACAAAAGAGAAGATAGGGATTCCCCTGTAGCTGTTTTTGATGCTTGTATGATTTGTGGAGATATGGGCTATATCAAAAAAGATGGACAACTTATTTGCATTTCTTGCAATGTGCGTATTTTCTTGCCTAGTGTAGGCAAAAGCGGAGGTTGCAATCCTATCCCACTCAAATACGAATACGATGGTAAAAAAATCACCATAGATGTTAAAGATGTAATAGCAGGATCTAATTATTTTAGTCAAATCAAAGAAATTGAAGTGCAAGATCCTGTATCAAAAACAAAGGTTATAAACACCCAAGCTCCTTTTTCTTATAGCTATAAAGGGATTACTTATTATTTTTCAAATCAAAACAACTATGAAGAATTTAAAAAAGATCCTACAAAATATGTAGAAGAAAACGAAGCCCAATTTTTAATCCAAAGGAGAAATGATGTTGGCTAA